One window of Myripristis murdjan chromosome 8, fMyrMur1.1, whole genome shotgun sequence genomic DNA carries:
- the LOC115364476 gene encoding caspase recruitment domain-containing protein 10 produces MSGITAWAEDYDTTQEEGRCSSPWSEERCEELWDRVEGVRHKLTRILNPAKLTPYLRQCKVIDEQDEDEVLNSTQYPLRISKAGRLLDILRGQGQRGLQAFMESLEFYHPEQYTQLTGQKPTHRCSLILDEEGPEGLTQFLLLEVRKLREQLRNSRMCERRLSQRCRVAEDERSRAERKAQELRLDRLQLERLRQDWESGSRELCRLKDRQLEQAVKYSRALEEQGKASTRERELLRQVEELKSRLMEAEKRTSGGPANATPVRSNSLASNNINGTPPPLPEKPLHRTEIQKAGNTGTQALMDILQQDRREAAEQRQELCDTITRLQGELESTEEQRDKLESQCEQLQLKVRTLQLDWETEQKRCMSYFNQIMELEKERDQALRSRDSLQLEYTDCLLDKNRLRKRIAELQANLEQQQRELERERERSREQREQNNCLHCSHLSLCSEDQCYGPCCSLGLDLSPQANSSHLLLRKTPSRGQANDHSEDSRSNSEENLLSSTEDNEKEINRLSIFPFPPCMNSINRRFNTEFDLDSWGSDENDNITGEQSEPSLWDSWSSLHSHLFPPDLVNLPPVPPKKPSSSTLGLAPLSPSSSPPTIPKCGRASLADDITIVGGNRTGIFVSYVRAGSPAEQCGLKEGSELLELERVLFGGGSVQLGQCTGEVAHFSLQWWSDPTSLKHQINMEVYSKLCSQLSLPTFLGADSFYVRVNLDMDPHGDPPCLGVSCDDIIHVTDTRYNGRYQWRCSLVDPRTAKPLQAGAMPNYNRAQQLLLVRLRTMALEQKNLKKKLSKKEPGRVRLVKAVAPSCRGIGSAPQVLYTLSHRHEEHLIPYSLVHPVQVQTKRPVIFSPSLLSRGLIERLLQPAESGLDFNTCLPEPIQPSERHDKKIFLLDSSTPEQALGVRLQSIQDIISQDKHCLLELGLPSVEALLRQGVYPIVIHIRPKNKKHKKLRKLFPMCRDEGVMEEVCQAEELQLETLPLLYHTLEPSTWSCTDELLAAIRSAIHSQQRAVAWVELDRLQ; encoded by the exons gtATCACAGCATGGGCAGAGGACTATGATACGACCCAGGAGGAGGGGCGATGCTCTTCCCCCTGGTCAGAGGAGCGCTGCGAGGAGCTGTGGGACAGGGTGGAGGGGGTGCGACACAAGCTCACCCGCATCCTCAACCCGGCCAAGCTCACCCCCTACCTGCGGCAGTGCAAGGTCATCGACGaacaggatgaagatgaggtgCTGAACTCCACTCAGTACCCGCTGCGCATCAGCAAGGCcg GCCGTTTGCTCGACATCCTGCGAGGCCAGGGCCAGAGAGGTCTGCAGGCCTTCATGGAATCACTGGAGTTCTACCATCCAGAGCAGTACACCCAGCTGACGGGACAAAAGCCCACGCACCGCTGCTCACTTATACTGG ATGAGGAAGGTCCAGAGGGTTTGACTCAGTTTCTTCTGCTGGAGGTGCGTAAACTGAGGGAGCAGCTCCGAAACAGCCGCATGTGTGAGCGACGCCTGTCTCAGCGTTGCCGGGTGGCGGAGGATGAGCGCAGCCGCGCTGAACGTAAAGCCCAGGAGCTGCGTCTTGACCGTCTGCAGCTGGAGAG GCTGCGTCAGGACTGGGAGTCTGGTAGTCGAGAGCTGTGCAGGCTGAAGGACAGGCAGCTGGAGCAAGCTGTGAAATACTCCAGGGCCCTGGAGGAGCAAGGCAAGGCCTCCACACGTGAGAGAGAGCTGCTGAGGCAG GTTGAAGAGCTGAAGTCTAGGCTGATGGAGGCAGAGAAGCGAACCAGCGGGGGTCCAGCCAATGCTACACCAGTCAGAAGCAACAGTTTGGCCTCCAACAATATAAATGGTACTCCACCTCCTTTACCGGAAAAGCCGCTGCATCGCACTGAGATTCAGAAAGCTGGGAATACTGGAACTCAG GCACTGATGGACATCCTGCAGCAGGACCGCAGGGAGGCTGCTGAGCAGAGGCAGGAACTTTGTGATACCATCACCAGACTACAGGGGGAGCTAGAGagcacagaggaacagagggacaAG CTGGAGTCGCAGTGTGAGCAGCTCCAGCTGAAGGTGAGgactctccagctggactgGGAGACGGAGCAGAAGAGGTGTATGTCCTACTTCAACCAGATTATGGAACTGGAGAAGGAAAGGGACCAG GCTCTGCGTAGTCGGGACAGCCTGCAGTTGGAGTATACCGACTGTCTGCTGGATAAGAACCGTCTGCGTAAACGCATTGCTGAACTTCAGGCCaacctggagcagcagcagagggagctggagagagagagggagaggagccgggagcagagggagcagaacAACTGCCTGCACTGT tcccacctgtctctgtgCAGTGAGGACCAGTGCTATGGTCCCTGCTGTTCTCTAGGCCTGGACCTGAGCCCCCAAGCCAATAGCAGTCATCTACTACTACGAAAG ACGCCCTCTAGAGGCCAAGCCAATGACCATTCTGAGG ATTCCCGTTCCAACTCTGAAGAGAATCTCCTGTCATCA ACAGAGGACaatgaaaaggaaataaatcGTCTCTCCATATTCCCCTTTCCTCCCTGTATGAACTCCATCAATCGACGATTCAACACTGA GTTTGACTTGGACTCCTGGGGCAGTGATGAGAATGATAATATTACAG GTGAACAGAGTGAGCCTTCTTTGTGGGATTCCTGGAGCTCCCTTCACTCTCATCTCTTCCCCCCTGACTTGGTCAACCTGCCTCCAGTTCCTCCAAAGAAACCCAGTTCCAGCACTCTCGG GTTGGCCCCCCTCTCCCCATCTTCAAGCCCTCCCACCATACCAAAATGTGGGAGAGCCAGTCTAGCTGATGATATTACAATAGTCGGGGGAAACCGTACAGGCATTTTCGTCAGCTACGTAAGAGCTGGTTCCCCAGCTGAGCAGTGTGGACTGAAGGAGGGCAGCGAGCtgttggag CTTGAGCGAGTTCTGTTTGGTGGGGGCAGTGTGCAGCTGGGCCAGTGCACTGGAGAGGTAGCCCATTTTTCTCTGCAATGGTGGAGCGACCCAACATCACTCAAACATCAGATCAACATGGAGG tCTACTCCAAGCTTTGCTCTCAGCTCTCATTGCCTACTTTCCTGGGCGCTGACTCCTTCTATGTGCGTGTCAACCTGGACATGGACCCACACGGTGACCCTCCCTGTTTGGGGGTGTCGTGCGATGACATTATACATGTAACAGACACACGATACAATGGGAGGTACCAATGGCGCTGTTCCCTTGTGGACCCACGCACAGCTAAGCCCCTGCAGGCTGGGGCCATGCCCAACTACAACAG GGCCCAGCAGCTGTTACTTGTGAGGCTACGAACGATGGCCCTGGAGCAGAAGAATTTAAAGAAGAAG CTATCGAAGAAAGAGCCTGGACGTGTACGATTGGTCAAGGCAGTGGCTCCCAGCTGTCGTGGGATTGGTTCTGCACCACAAGTCCTTTATACACTCAGCCACC GACATGAGGAGCACTTGATCCCATACAGTTTAGTGCATCCAGTGCAGGTTCAGACCAAGCGGCCAGTcatcttctctccatctcttctctcCCGTGGTCTCATAGAGAGACTGCTGCAACCCGCAGAGTCTGGATTGGACTTCAATACCTGCCTGCCTG AGCCTATCCAGCCTTCAGAGAGACATGACAAGAAAATATTCCTGTTGGACTCCTCCACCCCGGAGCAGGCTCTGGGTGTACGGCTGCAGTCAATACAGGATATCATCAGCCAG gACAAGCACTGCCTGCTTGAGCTTGGGCTTCCCAGTGTTGAGGCCCTACTGAGACAGGGGGTTTATCCCATTGTCATCCATATCCGCCctaagaacaaaaaacacaagaagctGAG GAAGTTGTTTCCAATGTGTAGGGATGAGGGTGTGATGGAGGAGGTGTGCCAggctgaggagctgcagctggagacGCTGCCTCTGCTCTACCACACCCTGGAGCCCAGCACCTGGAGCTGCACGGATGAGCTGCTGGCAGCTATACGCAGTGCCATCCacagccagcagagggcagtggCGTGGGTCGAACTGGATCGGCTGCAGTAG